One Chlamydiota bacterium DNA window includes the following coding sequences:
- a CDS encoding acyl carrier protein, which produces MSVEEKVKKIIVEQLGVNPEEVTPEASFIEDLGADSLDTVELVMAFEEEFDAEIPDEDAERLKTVGDTIRYIEEKQKSKSA; this is translated from the coding sequence ATGTCAGTCGAAGAGAAAGTTAAAAAAATTATTGTGGAGCAGTTAGGGGTGAATCCGGAAGAAGTGACTCCGGAGGCGTCCTTTATTGAGGATTTGGGGGCTGACTCCCTTGATACCGTTGAGCTTGTGATGGCCTTCGAAGAGGAATTTGATGCTGAAATCCCCGATGAAGATGCTGAAAGGCTAAAAACGGTAGGGGATACCATCCGATACATAGAGGAAAAGCAGAAATCTAAGAGTGCTTAA